A portion of the Actomonas aquatica genome contains these proteins:
- a CDS encoding efflux RND transporter permease subunit has product MLKRSFTDLFVRKPVIALVVNIAILVVGLVSYNQLNTRQYPRSDSAVVNVSTIYFGASADTVRGYITTQLERAISSADGIDYIESESMAGMSTIRVYLRLNYDTTAALAQISAKIDQVRNELPPEAESPTISVETSDSQFASMYLSFYSDTLSQNQITDYLNRMVQPRLAAVPGVQRADILGGRVYAMRVWLKPDELAARGLSPSEVRQTLASNNALSAVGSTKGNLLRMSLVANTDLKNVEEFRDMVVAQNGGAIVRLSDVADVELGAESYDAEVRFGGKTATFMGVWVLPTESTVEVIRRVREAFPDVQASLPAGLEAEMAYDATEYINDALREILTTLMETLLVVMVVIFLFMGSLRSVIIPIVAMPLSLIGAMFVMFIMGFTINLLTLLSIVLAVGIVVDDAIVVVENVERHIREGLTPIKAAIQGARELVGPVISMTITLASVYAPIGFQGGLTGALFREFAFTLAGAVAVSGFVALTLSPMMSAYMLKGGDAEEKGLTGVINRVFDRVRNRYDKMVGGSLNAVPVTLTVAVLFALLLGPFFMFAQKELAPKEDQGVLMTILSGSPTATIEQAVRYTEQVQAFYEAQPEYDNSFQITTPNFGFGGMILKPWSERERSVMEIEAALQSEAAKITGANAILNTPDALPAGGQFPIEFVIRSTDDHHEMLEFANELVLYANTEANAGGGAPTFYFADSDLKFDLPQTTIDIDKDKVASMGLNLTDVARDLGSMLGGGYVNRFVNDGRSYRVIPQVERGQRLNPEQLLDYRIRGPQGQLIPLSTIATLKDTVEPRMLNRFQQLNAVKITGVGPSIDAALTKLEQKAGEILPAGYTIDYGGQSRQLRVEGNALWQAGLLALILIFLVLSAQFNSFRDPLIILLGSVPLALVGAMLPIFLWQTSLNIYSQIGLITLVGLIAKNGILIVEFANALQEQGVAKKEAIRRAAATRLRPVLMTSAATVFGHMMLIFVDGPGAAARNSIGWVLVVGMAVGTFFTLFVVPAFYMLIASEHRHAVVEDEDADDTASAGEPAPAQS; this is encoded by the coding sequence ATGCTAAAACGCAGCTTTACCGATCTCTTCGTGCGCAAGCCGGTGATCGCGCTGGTGGTCAACATCGCCATCCTGGTGGTGGGATTGGTCTCCTACAACCAGCTCAATACCCGACAATATCCCCGCAGCGACAGCGCGGTGGTCAATGTCTCGACCATCTACTTCGGCGCCAGCGCCGATACCGTGCGTGGCTACATCACCACGCAGCTTGAGCGCGCCATCTCCAGCGCCGATGGCATCGATTACATCGAGTCCGAGAGTATGGCCGGCATGAGCACCATCCGGGTGTATCTGCGGCTCAACTACGACACGACGGCTGCGCTGGCCCAGATCTCCGCCAAGATCGACCAGGTGCGCAACGAGCTGCCGCCCGAGGCCGAGTCGCCCACCATCAGCGTGGAGACCAGCGACAGCCAGTTCGCTTCGATGTATCTGAGCTTTTACTCCGATACGCTCAGCCAGAACCAGATCACCGATTATCTGAACCGCATGGTGCAGCCGCGTCTCGCCGCCGTCCCGGGCGTGCAGCGCGCCGACATTCTCGGTGGCCGCGTTTACGCCATGCGCGTCTGGCTCAAACCGGATGAACTGGCCGCCCGCGGACTCAGCCCGTCCGAGGTGCGCCAGACGCTGGCCAGCAACAACGCTTTGTCCGCCGTGGGTTCCACCAAGGGCAACCTGTTGCGCATGAGTCTCGTCGCCAACACCGACCTCAAGAACGTCGAGGAATTCCGCGACATGGTGGTGGCGCAAAACGGTGGTGCGATCGTGCGCTTGTCCGATGTGGCCGATGTCGAACTCGGCGCCGAGAGCTACGACGCCGAAGTCCGCTTCGGCGGCAAAACCGCCACCTTCATGGGCGTGTGGGTGCTGCCGACGGAGTCGACCGTGGAAGTGATCCGGAGGGTTCGCGAGGCGTTCCCCGATGTGCAGGCGAGTCTGCCCGCCGGTCTCGAAGCCGAGATGGCGTATGATGCGACTGAATACATCAACGACGCCCTGCGCGAGATTCTCACGACCCTCATGGAGACGCTGCTCGTCGTCATGGTGGTGATCTTCCTCTTCATGGGCTCCCTGCGCTCGGTCATCATTCCGATCGTGGCCATGCCGCTCTCGCTCATCGGCGCCATGTTCGTGATGTTTATCATGGGCTTCACCATCAACCTGCTGACCTTGCTCTCCATCGTGCTGGCGGTCGGTATCGTGGTCGACGACGCCATCGTCGTGGTGGAAAACGTGGAACGTCACATCCGCGAGGGACTGACCCCGATCAAGGCCGCCATTCAAGGGGCGCGCGAACTGGTGGGGCCGGTCATCTCGATGACGATTACACTCGCCTCGGTCTATGCGCCGATCGGTTTCCAGGGCGGCCTGACCGGCGCGCTGTTCCGCGAGTTTGCCTTCACCCTCGCTGGCGCCGTGGCCGTTTCCGGTTTCGTCGCGCTGACGCTCTCGCCGATGATGAGCGCCTACATGCTCAAGGGCGGCGACGCCGAAGAGAAGGGTCTTACCGGCGTGATCAACCGCGTCTTCGACCGCGTGCGCAACCGCTACGACAAGATGGTCGGGGGCAGCCTGAACGCAGTCCCCGTTACGCTCACGGTGGCGGTGCTCTTCGCGCTGCTGCTCGGGCCGTTCTTCATGTTTGCCCAGAAGGAACTCGCCCCGAAGGAAGACCAGGGCGTGCTCATGACCATTCTCTCCGGTTCGCCCACCGCGACGATTGAGCAGGCCGTGCGCTATACCGAGCAGGTGCAGGCGTTCTACGAAGCTCAGCCGGAGTATGATAACTCCTTCCAGATCACGACGCCCAACTTCGGTTTCGGCGGCATGATCCTCAAACCGTGGTCCGAGCGAGAGCGCAGCGTGATGGAGATCGAAGCCGCGCTGCAAAGCGAGGCCGCCAAGATCACCGGCGCCAACGCCATTCTCAACACTCCGGACGCCCTGCCGGCCGGCGGTCAGTTCCCGATCGAGTTCGTTATTCGCTCCACCGACGACCACCATGAGATGCTGGAGTTTGCCAACGAGCTCGTGCTCTACGCCAACACCGAAGCCAATGCGGGTGGGGGAGCGCCGACCTTCTATTTCGCCGACAGCGACCTGAAGTTCGACCTGCCGCAAACCACCATCGACATCGACAAGGACAAGGTCGCCTCGATGGGCCTCAACCTCACCGACGTCGCCCGTGACCTCGGATCCATGCTTGGTGGCGGTTACGTCAATCGCTTCGTCAACGACGGTCGCAGCTACCGCGTCATCCCGCAGGTCGAGCGTGGTCAACGCCTCAACCCCGAGCAGCTGCTCGACTACCGTATCCGCGGTCCGCAGGGCCAGCTCATCCCCTTGTCGACCATCGCCACGCTGAAGGACACCGTCGAGCCGCGAATGCTCAACCGCTTCCAGCAGCTCAACGCGGTGAAGATCACCGGCGTCGGTCCGAGCATCGATGCCGCTCTCACCAAACTGGAGCAAAAGGCCGGCGAGATTCTGCCGGCCGGTTACACCATCGATTACGGTGGCCAGTCCCGTCAGCTGCGTGTGGAAGGCAACGCCCTTTGGCAGGCCGGTCTGCTCGCGCTCATCCTCATCTTCCTGGTGCTCTCGGCCCAGTTTAACTCCTTCCGCGATCCGCTCATCATCCTGCTCGGTTCCGTGCCGCTGGCCTTGGTGGGCGCGATGTTGCCGATCTTCCTCTGGCAGACGTCGCTCAACATCTATTCCCAGATCGGTCTCATCACCCTGGTGGGCCTGATCGCCAAGAACGGTATTCTGATCGTCGAGTTCGCCAATGCGCTGCAGGAGCAGGGCGTCGCGAAGAAGGAAGCCATCCGCCGCGCCGCCGCCACCCGTCTGCGTCCGGTGCTCATGACTTCGGCCGCCACGGTCTTCGGTCACATGATGCTCATCTTCGTCGATGGCCCCGGTGCCGCCGCGCGTAACAGCATCGGTTGGGTGCTCGTGGTCGGTATGGCCGTGGGCACGTTCTTCACCCTCTTCGTGGTGCCGGCCTTCTACATGTTGATCGCCAGCGAACACCGCCACGCGGTGGTCGAAGACGAAGATGCAGACGATACCGCCTCCGCCGGCGAACCCGCCCCGGCTCAGTCCTGA
- a CDS encoding TolC family protein: MNPLRFVPSFLIRPAVVAVGALLLPAVAGAQPMPNRLDLETAITYAVENNFAIRQARERIREQEGLILEVKSQVLPNVSLNSSYTRDAESLSAAGASDQNWNITLQARQLLYSGGGVQAALDAQRIVRETVLLELQSIINDQLLQVRTSFYDVLLAREQIQVQEQNVQLLEEQLTTARNRFEAGAVSNFDVLRAEVELANAQPPLIRARNALRISIDQLRYYLGFDNPDRSQVAAIPEFLGKLDIEPVSFDLAAAIDTARANRPELVRLTKLVEARAAGVKIAQSDRLPDLSLVGGYQVRKNPFSESFGDSYNGWTIGLQSNWSIWDGRATRGRVEQALSQQKQAQLSLEDATLAVEVEARRAVSALNEATELADAAVKVVEQAEEALRLANARYGAGTATQLELLAAQVALTQARNNQLQANYSHNVAAAALRRALGQSDVLIAN; this comes from the coding sequence ATGAATCCTCTTCGATTTGTCCCGTCCTTTCTGATTCGCCCCGCTGTCGTGGCGGTGGGGGCGCTGCTCCTGCCCGCGGTGGCCGGCGCCCAGCCGATGCCCAACCGGCTCGATCTGGAAACCGCCATCACCTACGCGGTGGAGAACAACTTCGCCATCCGCCAGGCCCGGGAGCGCATCCGCGAGCAGGAAGGTCTCATCCTCGAGGTGAAGTCCCAGGTCCTGCCCAACGTGTCGCTCAACTCCAGCTACACCCGCGACGCCGAGAGCCTCTCCGCCGCCGGCGCCAGCGATCAGAACTGGAACATCACCCTGCAAGCCCGCCAGCTGCTCTACTCGGGCGGCGGCGTGCAGGCGGCCCTCGATGCCCAACGCATCGTGCGCGAGACCGTGCTGCTCGAACTGCAATCCATCATCAACGACCAGCTGCTGCAGGTGCGCACGAGCTTTTATGACGTGCTGCTCGCCCGGGAGCAGATCCAGGTGCAGGAGCAGAACGTGCAACTGCTCGAGGAGCAGCTCACCACCGCGCGCAACCGCTTCGAAGCTGGCGCCGTGTCCAACTTCGATGTCCTGCGCGCCGAGGTGGAACTCGCCAACGCCCAGCCCCCGCTCATCCGCGCCCGCAACGCCCTGCGCATCTCCATCGACCAGCTGCGTTATTACCTCGGGTTCGATAATCCCGACCGCTCGCAGGTCGCCGCGATTCCCGAATTTTTGGGTAAACTCGACATCGAGCCGGTGTCTTTCGACCTCGCCGCCGCCATCGATACGGCTCGCGCCAATCGTCCCGAGTTGGTGCGCCTCACCAAGCTCGTCGAGGCCCGCGCCGCCGGCGTGAAGATTGCCCAATCCGATCGCCTGCCGGACTTGTCCCTCGTGGGTGGATACCAGGTGCGCAAAAACCCGTTCTCGGAAAGCTTCGGTGACTCCTACAATGGCTGGACCATCGGTTTGCAATCGAACTGGTCCATCTGGGATGGCCGGGCGACGCGCGGCCGCGTGGAGCAAGCGCTCTCGCAGCAGAAGCAGGCGCAACTCTCGCTCGAAGACGCCACGCTGGCGGTCGAAGTGGAGGCCCGCCGCGCCGTGTCCGCGCTCAACGAAGCCACCGAGCTGGCCGACGCCGCCGTCAAGGTGGTGGAGCAGGCCGAGGAGGCCCTGCGCCTCGCCAACGCCCGTTACGGGGCCGGCACCGCCACGCAGCTCGAGCTCCTCGCCGCCCAGGTCGCCCTCACGCAGGCGCGCAACAATCAGTTGCAGGCCAACTACAGCCACAACGTCGCGGCCGCTGCCCTGCGTCGGGCACTTGGTCAAAGTGACGTATTGATCGCCAATTGA
- a CDS encoding AAA family ATPase — translation MITSVTFRRFKALRHTQLELAPFNLIVGPNGSGKTSLIQAVLQLRNLAPLPLATEPPPADAPEGPEIRFQLTHPGPLAVSMHCREHRRCDALRLIDGDAASWPAARDRLGAVQVYLLDHYAIAAPSLPTDGRTVHGNGGNLATVVGHWREALPATYQAFHDEALGLFPEYDDLRVKEAESCRLTVALRLTDEQDWVEADSLSQGTLYALALCAIAHEPAPAPIICIEELDRGLHPRLLRQVRDVVYRLSYPSDYGLEREPVQVIATTHSPYLLDLFRDHPEEVVIAEKRGREASFTRLADHPDLDQLLEEGSLGDIWFAGLLGGVPEDS, via the coding sequence GTGATAACCTCGGTCACCTTTCGCCGTTTTAAGGCGCTGCGGCACACCCAGCTGGAATTGGCGCCCTTTAACCTGATCGTCGGCCCCAACGGTTCAGGCAAAACCAGTCTCATCCAAGCGGTGCTGCAACTGCGCAACCTCGCGCCGCTGCCCCTCGCGACCGAGCCACCGCCAGCCGATGCGCCGGAGGGGCCCGAGATCCGCTTCCAATTGACCCATCCCGGTCCACTCGCGGTGAGCATGCACTGCCGGGAACATCGGCGTTGCGACGCCCTGCGTTTGATCGATGGCGACGCGGCCAGTTGGCCGGCGGCGCGCGACCGGCTCGGCGCGGTGCAGGTGTATTTGCTCGATCATTACGCGATCGCCGCGCCCAGCCTGCCGACCGACGGGCGCACCGTGCACGGCAACGGCGGCAACCTAGCCACCGTGGTTGGCCATTGGCGGGAGGCGCTGCCGGCGACGTATCAGGCGTTTCATGACGAGGCGCTGGGCCTGTTCCCGGAATACGACGACCTGCGGGTGAAGGAAGCGGAGTCCTGTCGGCTGACCGTCGCGCTGCGGCTGACCGATGAACAGGATTGGGTGGAGGCGGATTCGCTTTCGCAAGGCACGCTCTACGCGCTCGCCCTATGCGCGATCGCCCATGAACCCGCGCCGGCACCGATCATCTGTATCGAAGAATTGGATCGCGGCCTGCATCCGCGGTTGTTGCGGCAGGTGCGCGACGTGGTCTACCGCCTGAGTTATCCGTCGGATTATGGGCTCGAGCGTGAGCCCGTGCAGGTGATTGCGACCACCCACTCGCCCTACCTGCTCGATCTTTTCCGGGATCATCCGGAAGAGGTGGTCATCGCCGAAAAACGCGGGCGGGAGGCCAGTTTCACGCGGCTCGCGGATCATCCCGACCTGGACCAGCTCCTGGAGGAAGGCTCTTTGGGCGACATCTGGTTTGCCGGTCTGTTGGGGGGAGTGCCCGAGGATTCATGA
- a CDS encoding AMP-binding protein — MAKQPRFTRSTLPWIIELFAAALTRILYRVRFSGAEKLPQGGALLAANHLSYVDVLVLQLACPRPIRFVGFEGMRDSHWVFRWAFKLSKSIAITPENALGATRAVVDHLKRGELVLLFVEGAISRTGQLMRLRRGYQLMAQKAGVPVVPVVHDGLWGSIFSFSGNRYLFKSPRLKRTHVFVAWGDPVAADQLPPERLRRDMLDLAEHAFQQRPQLKRHLGREVVRGLARRPWRLEIVDRTAGRREIKAGQLLAAAAALSRHIRRTIPDRRVGIVLPPGAGGSIANLAVLCAGKIPVNLNFTAGRASIETSLKLGEITTILSAEAVQAKVKDFPWPEKTLDLRKEMEAMGGKKAVLPWLLGAWLLPNQWFADLLGLPKYGDREEAGLLFTSGSSGEPKGVVLTHRNILSNCWQISSLSILPDSATMLACLPIFHSFGFTVTLWYPMMRGCRVVTVPSPLDTRKIVDSIREEEATVLIGAPTFLRPLVKRAESRDLRSLNLVVSGAEKMPLDLYEAVKEKFHIEIMQGYGLTETTPATNINQPNPLRPDTVGAEPQLGKRLGSVGRMMPGMTARILNPDTMEEQSFSQQGIVAFKGGNVFEGYLKNPEKTAEAFHGDWFITGDLGRFDEDGFLYIEGRLSRFSKIGGEMVPHGTVEQRIIDVFDLDQSEGYIIAVMGVPDSSKGEALVLLTTLELTVAEVREKLLAVGVPNLWVPKVVKHLDVIPVLGTGKLDLKGCKDAALACVELD, encoded by the coding sequence ATGGCCAAACAACCCCGTTTCACTCGGTCCACGTTGCCGTGGATCATCGAGCTGTTTGCCGCAGCACTTACGCGCATCTTGTATCGTGTCCGTTTCAGCGGGGCGGAGAAGCTGCCGCAGGGCGGGGCGCTCTTGGCGGCCAACCACCTGTCCTACGTCGACGTGCTGGTGCTGCAACTGGCCTGCCCGCGGCCGATTCGTTTTGTCGGCTTTGAAGGCATGCGCGACAGCCATTGGGTTTTTCGTTGGGCCTTCAAACTGAGCAAATCGATCGCGATAACGCCCGAAAATGCCCTCGGTGCCACGCGCGCCGTGGTCGACCACCTCAAGCGGGGCGAACTCGTGCTGTTGTTTGTGGAAGGCGCGATCTCGCGCACTGGCCAACTCATGCGTCTGCGCCGCGGTTATCAGCTCATGGCGCAGAAAGCGGGCGTCCCGGTCGTGCCGGTGGTGCACGATGGTCTGTGGGGCTCCATCTTTTCCTTCTCGGGCAACCGCTACCTGTTCAAGTCGCCGCGCCTCAAACGCACGCATGTGTTTGTGGCCTGGGGCGATCCGGTGGCGGCCGACCAGTTGCCGCCGGAACGGCTGCGTCGTGACATGCTCGATCTGGCCGAACACGCCTTCCAACAGCGCCCGCAACTCAAACGCCATCTCGGCCGCGAGGTGGTGCGTGGTTTGGCGCGTCGCCCGTGGCGCTTGGAGATTGTCGATCGCACCGCCGGTCGCCGCGAAATCAAGGCCGGCCAATTACTCGCCGCCGCGGCCGCTTTGTCGCGCCACATCCGTCGCACCATACCGGACCGCCGCGTCGGTATCGTGCTGCCGCCCGGTGCCGGTGGCAGCATCGCCAACCTCGCTGTGCTCTGCGCGGGCAAGATCCCGGTGAACCTCAATTTCACCGCGGGCCGGGCTTCCATCGAGACCAGCCTCAAACTGGGAGAGATCACGACCATCCTCTCCGCCGAAGCGGTGCAGGCCAAGGTGAAGGATTTTCCGTGGCCGGAGAAGACCCTCGATCTGCGCAAGGAGATGGAGGCCATGGGCGGCAAGAAAGCCGTGTTACCGTGGTTGCTCGGGGCCTGGTTGCTGCCCAACCAGTGGTTCGCCGACTTGCTCGGCCTACCCAAATACGGCGACCGCGAGGAGGCTGGTCTGCTCTTCACCAGCGGCAGTTCCGGTGAGCCCAAGGGCGTCGTGCTCACGCATCGCAACATCCTGTCGAATTGCTGGCAGATTTCCTCGCTGAGCATCCTGCCAGACTCCGCGACGATGTTGGCCTGTCTGCCGATTTTCCACTCCTTCGGTTTCACCGTTACGTTGTGGTATCCGATGATGCGCGGCTGTCGCGTGGTGACCGTGCCGAGCCCGCTGGATACCCGCAAAATCGTCGACTCGATCCGCGAAGAGGAGGCGACCGTGCTCATCGGCGCGCCCACTTTCCTGCGCCCGCTGGTCAAACGCGCCGAATCCCGCGACCTGCGTTCGCTCAACCTCGTGGTCTCCGGCGCCGAGAAGATGCCGCTCGATCTCTACGAGGCGGTGAAGGAGAAATTCCACATCGAGATCATGCAGGGTTACGGTCTCACCGAGACCACCCCGGCGACCAACATCAACCAGCCCAACCCGCTGCGCCCGGACACGGTGGGCGCGGAGCCCCAGCTCGGCAAACGCCTCGGTTCGGTGGGCCGCATGATGCCCGGCATGACCGCACGTATTTTGAATCCCGATACGATGGAGGAGCAGTCCTTCAGTCAGCAGGGCATCGTCGCCTTCAAGGGCGGCAACGTGTTTGAGGGGTATCTCAAAAACCCGGAGAAGACCGCCGAGGCCTTCCATGGCGACTGGTTCATCACCGGTGATCTGGGCCGTTTCGACGAGGATGGTTTCCTCTACATCGAGGGCCGCCTGTCCCGCTTCTCCAAGATCGGCGGCGAGATGGTGCCGCACGGCACGGTCGAGCAACGCATCATCGACGTGTTCGATCTCGACCAGAGCGAAGGCTACATCATCGCGGTCATGGGCGTGCCCGATTCCAGCAAGGGGGAGGCGCTCGTCCTGCTGACGACGTTGGAACTCACGGTCGCCGAAGTGCGCGAGAAGCTGTTGGCGGTTGGTGTGCCCAACCTCTGGGTGCCCAAGGTCGTCAAACATCTCGACGTCATCCCCGTGCTCGGCACCGGCAAGCTCGACCTCAAGGGCTGCAAGGACGCTGCACTGGCCTGCGTGGAGCTCGACTGA
- a CDS encoding FAD-binding oxidoreductase: MSKPPHARATALLQRRLGSGLVKTDDATCYAASFDSGRMSFLPEAVVLPRKHEQVGEVLKLANTHGVPVTPRGRGTTLMGSATPRQGGWVLDLTKLNRIRIDDEAGMAHVQAGAVVGKIQDAAAAKGWFYPPDPSSKAYCTIGGNIACNAGGMHGGKYGVTRDFIIALKGYLPTGDYVEWGTATRKFAAGFNLRDLWIGGEGMLGVVTDAVLRLIPQPAARWTLLTSFTDEVSAFTAARALFGAKVQPAICEFLDRYSVSCAEGAMGTTIFPGQPGKPVILLELAGSAAEVREDKKRVLAWAAEHAVGHRAARTRAEAESLWAVRRKCSGAMFQMGDAKLNEDITVPLRAYAQFARFLEKLRKSSGLAIPTFGHLADGNLHVNIMYHKADPAECARAEAAVQALMEKVVALGGAISGEHGIGLAKTPFLRIQHSDAAIGAMQAVKRALDPQGILNPGKMFEVFETWKCPKEAVSFPWDHK, encoded by the coding sequence GTGTCAAAACCCCCTCATGCCCGTGCCACCGCGCTCCTGCAGCGCCGTCTCGGTTCCGGCCTCGTCAAAACCGACGACGCCACGTGCTACGCCGCGTCCTTCGACAGCGGCCGCATGTCGTTCCTGCCGGAGGCCGTCGTGCTGCCGCGCAAGCACGAGCAGGTCGGCGAGGTGCTCAAGCTCGCCAACACCCACGGAGTCCCCGTCACGCCGCGCGGACGCGGCACCACGCTCATGGGCTCGGCCACGCCGCGCCAGGGTGGTTGGGTGCTCGATCTGACCAAACTCAACCGCATCCGCATCGATGACGAGGCCGGCATGGCCCACGTGCAGGCCGGGGCCGTGGTGGGCAAAATCCAGGACGCCGCGGCGGCCAAAGGCTGGTTTTATCCGCCGGACCCGTCGTCCAAGGCCTACTGCACCATCGGTGGCAACATCGCCTGCAACGCCGGTGGCATGCACGGCGGCAAATACGGCGTGACCCGCGACTTCATCATCGCGCTCAAGGGCTACCTGCCCACCGGCGACTATGTGGAGTGGGGGACCGCGACCCGCAAATTCGCCGCCGGCTTCAATCTGCGCGACCTGTGGATCGGCGGCGAGGGCATGCTGGGTGTGGTGACCGACGCCGTGTTGCGCCTCATCCCGCAACCGGCCGCACGTTGGACCTTGCTCACGTCGTTTACCGATGAAGTGAGCGCCTTCACGGCCGCTCGCGCGTTGTTTGGCGCCAAGGTGCAGCCCGCGATTTGTGAGTTCCTCGATCGCTACAGCGTGAGCTGTGCGGAAGGCGCCATGGGCACCACGATTTTCCCGGGGCAACCCGGCAAACCCGTCATCCTGCTCGAGCTGGCGGGCAGTGCCGCCGAGGTGCGCGAAGACAAGAAGCGGGTGCTGGCGTGGGCGGCCGAGCATGCCGTCGGCCACCGTGCCGCCCGCACCCGCGCCGAAGCCGAAAGCCTCTGGGCGGTGCGCCGCAAGTGTTCCGGGGCGATGTTCCAGATGGGCGATGCCAAGCTCAACGAGGACATCACCGTGCCGCTGCGCGCCTACGCCCAGTTTGCCCGTTTCCTCGAAAAGCTGCGCAAGTCCTCCGGGCTCGCCATCCCGACCTTCGGCCATCTCGCCGACGGCAATCTGCACGTGAACATCATGTATCACAAAGCCGACCCCGCCGAGTGCGCGCGGGCCGAAGCGGCGGTGCAGGCGCTGATGGAAAAGGTGGTCGCGCTGGGCGGGGCGATCAGTGGCGAGCACGGCATCGGTCTGGCCAAGACACCGTTCCTGCGTATCCAACATTCGGATGCAGCGATCGGGGCCATGCAGGCGGTCAAGCGCGCGCTCGATCCGCAGGGCATTCTCAATCCGGGCAAGATGTTTGAAGTCTTCGAAACCTGGAAGTGCCCCAAGGAAGCCGTGAGCTTCCCCTGGGATCACAAGTAA
- a CDS encoding alanine/glycine:cation symporter family protein: MREFNSWLIQLDGLLGGSPWFPFVLLGTGLFFTLYLGFPQIRFFGRALRIVRGKEDKRGMPGETTHFQSLATALSGTVGTGNIGGVAFALFLGGPAALFWMWATAFFGMTSKFVEVTLSHKYRRKMTDGSMAGGPMYFMHYGLGWKWLAVIFAVATVISSFGTGNLPQINNMAQAMEAAFDVPPMATGAVMAVLLGLVILGGIKRIAAVTSKLVPFMAAFYVIGALGVLVVHGDRIIPSFLSVFQDAFTGSAAVGGFLGASFSFAFNRGVNRGLFSNEAGQGSAPIAHAAARAEEPVSEGMVAILEPFIDTLVICTLTGIVILASGAWTEKIENNFDASDMRIVAGQWDDAIEADRTALFHYLADEDDGDVTDFSGVVTVTDGQLAGDAGVTVLNARSVAEDVRFATEDGTPYTGTLTVEEGHLADQSVQVSGRSLIHSAALTSEAFARGIFGGAGRSLVAVGLLMFAFSTAIAWSYYGDRAMVYLFGVGSVRYYRIVYVLGFFWASFSDTTLIWNLAAVAIVLMTLPNLLGIILLRKDMRDTLKGFLKDHS, encoded by the coding sequence ATGCGAGAATTTAACTCCTGGCTGATCCAGCTCGACGGTTTGCTCGGCGGATCCCCGTGGTTCCCCTTTGTGCTTCTGGGCACGGGGTTGTTTTTCACTCTGTATCTCGGTTTTCCGCAGATTCGCTTTTTCGGTCGCGCGCTGCGCATCGTGCGGGGCAAGGAAGACAAGCGCGGCATGCCGGGCGAGACGACGCACTTCCAGTCGCTCGCCACGGCGCTCTCCGGCACGGTCGGCACGGGCAACATCGGCGGCGTGGCGTTTGCCCTGTTCCTCGGCGGACCGGCGGCGCTGTTCTGGATGTGGGCGACGGCCTTCTTTGGCATGACCTCGAAGTTCGTCGAGGTGACGCTCTCGCATAAATACCGCCGCAAGATGACGGACGGTTCCATGGCGGGCGGCCCGATGTATTTTATGCACTACGGCCTCGGCTGGAAGTGGCTCGCAGTGATCTTCGCGGTGGCGACCGTCATTAGTTCTTTCGGCACCGGCAATCTGCCCCAGATCAACAACATGGCGCAGGCGATGGAGGCAGCCTTCGACGTGCCGCCGATGGCAACCGGCGCGGTCATGGCCGTGCTGCTCGGCCTGGTGATTCTCGGCGGCATCAAACGCATCGCCGCAGTCACCTCCAAACTGGTGCCCTTCATGGCGGCGTTCTACGTGATCGGCGCACTGGGTGTGCTCGTGGTGCACGGCGACCGCATCATCCCGTCGTTTCTTTCCGTGTTTCAGGATGCCTTCACCGGCTCGGCTGCCGTGGGCGGTTTCTTGGGCGCGAGTTTCTCCTTCGCGTTTAACCGCGGCGTGAACCGCGGCCTGTTTTCCAACGAAGCCGGTCAGGGCTCGGCCCCGATCGCGCACGCGGCGGCTCGCGCTGAGGAGCCTGTTTCTGAAGGCATGGTGGCCATCCTTGAGCCCTTCATCGATACCCTCGTGATCTGCACGCTCACCGGTATCGTGATCCTCGCGTCGGGCGCGTGGACCGAGAAAATCGAAAACAACTTTGATGCCTCCGACATGCGCATCGTGGCCGGTCAGTGGGACGATGCCATCGAGGCCGATCGCACCGCGCTCTTCCATTATCTGGCGGACGAAGACGACGGCGACGTGACCGACTTTTCCGGTGTCGTGACCGTGACCGATGGTCAACTCGCCGGCGACGCCGGCGTGACCGTGCTTAATGCTCGCTCGGTCGCCGAGGACGTGCGCTTCGCGACGGAGGACGGCACGCCCTACACCGGCACGCTCACGGTGGAGGAGGGGCACTTGGCCGATCAGTCGGTGCAGGTCTCGGGACGTTCCTTGATCCACTCGGCGGCGCTCACCTCGGAGGCCTTTGCCCGTGGCATCTTCGGTGGAGCGGGCCGCAGCTTGGTGGCGGTGGGTCTGCTCATGTTCGCGTTCTCGACCGCGATCGCGTGGAGCTATTACGGCGACCGGGCGATGGTTTACCTCTTCGGCGTCGGGTCGGTTCGTTACTACCGCATCGTATATGTGCTCGGCTTCTTCTGGGCGTCGTTCTCCGACACGACGCTAATCTGGAACCTCGCCGCCGTCGCCATCGTGCTGATGACCCTGCCCAATCTCCTGGGGATCATTTTGTTGCGGAAGGATATGCGCGACACCTTGAAGGGGTTCCTCAAGGACCATTCCTGA